One genomic segment of Amycolatopsis sp. WQ 127309 includes these proteins:
- a CDS encoding response regulator transcription factor has protein sequence MRVLVVEDEEPLADAIARGLRREGMAVDVALTGDDGHEKAAVTRYDVVLLDRDLPGMSGDELCREIVASGELTRVLMLTASSSVSDRVEGLSLGADDYLAKPFAFPELVARVRALGRRATPAAPPLLTAGDVELDPAKRTVRRASGPVELTRKEFGVLEVLLSAAGSVVSSEELLERVWDENADPFTTTVRVTVMTLRKKLGEPGIIETVVGSGYRVPEPGTPRA, from the coding sequence GTGCGAGTTTTGGTAGTCGAGGACGAAGAACCCCTGGCCGACGCGATCGCCCGTGGCTTGCGCCGCGAAGGCATGGCGGTGGACGTCGCGCTCACGGGTGACGACGGTCACGAGAAGGCCGCCGTCACGCGGTACGACGTCGTGTTGCTGGACCGGGACCTGCCCGGGATGTCCGGTGACGAGCTGTGCCGCGAGATCGTCGCGTCCGGCGAGCTGACGCGGGTGCTGATGCTGACCGCGAGCAGTTCGGTGTCGGACCGGGTCGAGGGGCTGTCGCTCGGGGCCGACGACTACCTCGCGAAACCGTTCGCCTTCCCCGAGCTGGTCGCGCGGGTGCGGGCGCTGGGCCGCCGCGCCACGCCGGCCGCGCCGCCGTTGCTGACGGCCGGGGACGTCGAGCTGGACCCGGCGAAGCGCACCGTGCGCCGCGCCAGCGGGCCGGTCGAGCTGACCCGCAAGGAGTTCGGCGTCCTCGAGGTGCTGCTCTCGGCCGCCGGTTCGGTGGTCAGCAGCGAAGAGCTGCTCGAACGGGTCTGGGACGAGAACGCCGACCCGTTCACCACGACCGTCCGGGTCACCGTCATGACGCTGCGCAAGAAGCTCGGCGAGCCGGGGATCATCGAGACGGTCGTCGGCTCCGGGTACCGGGTGCCGGAGCCCGGCACGCCGCGCGCGTGA
- a CDS encoding cell wall metabolism sensor histidine kinase WalK, with the protein MNLPGTRSLRARITLLATVLVAAVSLLLLWLAWTLVRDSLDAVPQMPPGSTVVVDGFQVDASTLAEHLRVHARNRMLLFGSLAFLLVVAAAAILAWTFTSRVLLPLREITGTARRLSVESMGERIGEVRPRDELAELAGTFDDMLDRLQAAFDAQRHFVANASHELRTPLSVIRTELDVTLADEEADVAELRRMGGVVRDATERAGQLVNSLLLLARTDGAGLGVREPVDLVVVVDRAWRSARVEAEQRGIRASFTMAPAPTFGDPALLERIAGNLLENAVRHNVEHGWLDVTTQPGPQWSVLRVRSSGGLVDPAAVPELFEPFRRAGVARTARFGAGLGLSIVRAAVAAHGGSVAAEPIVGGGLAVTVHLPVG; encoded by the coding sequence GTGAACCTGCCGGGCACCCGCAGCCTCCGCGCCCGGATCACCCTGCTGGCGACCGTGCTGGTCGCCGCCGTCAGCCTGCTGCTGCTCTGGCTGGCCTGGACGCTGGTACGGGACTCGCTCGACGCGGTCCCGCAGATGCCGCCGGGCAGCACCGTGGTCGTCGACGGCTTCCAGGTGGACGCCTCGACGCTCGCGGAGCACCTGCGCGTGCACGCCCGCAACCGGATGCTGCTGTTCGGGTCGCTGGCGTTCCTGCTGGTGGTCGCGGCCGCGGCGATCCTCGCCTGGACGTTCACCTCGCGCGTGCTGCTGCCGCTGCGCGAGATCACCGGCACGGCGCGGCGGCTGTCGGTCGAGTCGATGGGGGAGCGGATCGGCGAGGTCCGCCCGCGCGACGAGCTGGCCGAGCTGGCCGGCACGTTCGACGACATGCTCGACCGGCTGCAGGCCGCGTTCGACGCGCAACGCCACTTCGTCGCGAACGCGAGCCACGAGCTGCGGACGCCGTTGTCGGTGATCCGCACGGAACTGGACGTCACGCTCGCCGACGAGGAAGCCGACGTCGCCGAGCTGCGCCGGATGGGCGGCGTGGTCCGCGACGCGACCGAACGCGCCGGCCAGCTCGTCAACTCGCTGCTGCTGCTGGCCCGCACGGACGGCGCGGGCCTCGGCGTCCGCGAGCCGGTGGACCTGGTGGTGGTCGTCGACCGCGCCTGGCGCTCGGCCCGCGTCGAGGCCGAGCAGCGCGGGATCCGGGCGTCGTTCACGATGGCGCCGGCGCCCACGTTCGGCGATCCCGCGCTGCTGGAACGGATCGCGGGCAACCTGCTGGAGAACGCCGTGCGCCACAACGTCGAGCACGGCTGGCTGGACGTCACGACCCAGCCGGGCCCGCAGTGGTCGGTGCTGCGGGTCCGCTCGTCGGGTGGCCTCGTGGACCCGGCCGCGGTGCCGGAGCTGTTCGAGCCGTTCCGCCGCGCGGGCGTGGCCCGCACGGCCCGGTTCGGCGCGGGACTGGGGTTGTCGATCGTCCGCGCGGCGGTCGCGGCGCACGGCGGGAGCGTGGCGGCGGAGCCGATCGTCGGCGGCGGGCTGGCGGTGACGGTGCACCTGCCCGTCGGCTAG
- a CDS encoding permease-like cell division protein FtsX — translation MDAKPRSLPRILVPVVAVALAAGVGLAFFVAALLRPPDLPVDTNPGPLAGHNLCASVAVYFRTDEEMRDAAGRFRDDPKARRVFVQTKAEAFARFKDVFKDQPELLQLTTPDALPASVSLLAVPGTDLDAWARELHARFPNADQVQVNDLNAAATRLKVTAPPPKCPREGEY, via the coding sequence GTGGACGCGAAACCGCGGTCGTTGCCCCGGATCCTGGTGCCGGTCGTCGCGGTGGCCCTGGCCGCCGGGGTCGGGCTGGCGTTCTTCGTCGCGGCGCTGCTGCGGCCGCCCGATCTGCCGGTGGACACGAACCCCGGGCCGCTGGCCGGGCACAACCTCTGCGCGTCGGTCGCGGTGTACTTCCGGACCGACGAGGAGATGCGGGACGCCGCGGGAAGGTTCCGCGACGACCCGAAGGCGCGGCGGGTGTTCGTCCAGACCAAAGCGGAGGCGTTCGCCCGGTTCAAGGACGTCTTCAAGGACCAGCCCGAATTGCTGCAGCTGACCACGCCGGACGCGTTGCCCGCGTCGGTGTCGCTGCTCGCGGTGCCCGGCACGGACCTGGACGCCTGGGCGCGGGAGCTGCACGCCCGCTTCCCGAACGCCGACCAGGTGCAGGTCAACGACCTGAACGCGGCGGCGACGCGGCTGAAGGTCACCGCACCGCCGCCGAAGTGCCCCCGGGAGGGCGAGTACTGA
- a CDS encoding 3-hydroxyacyl-CoA dehydrogenase NAD-binding domain-containing protein — protein sequence MTFTAEEAKAAFPDEVVTNAVTRLVKVPGLTKPVALITLDNGHDHTRPNTFGPQGLVSLNTALDKAFEAEPAAIAVTGKPFIFAVGADLSGVESVSDPKLAREIAQTGHDVFRRLTETKIPTFGFVNGAVMGGGLELALSCHYRTLSENTAAIAFPEVFLGLFPGWGGTQLLPNLIGPDAAVTVIIENALAQNKMLTVKKTAELGIVDAVFGSADYLEQSLLWLARVVNGEITPARREIDRGAEWDNAIARAKSLVDGRTHGASPGATKAVELLELARENDLDRGYAAETDGLAELLMSDVLRAGLYSFNLVNKRAKRPAGAPDRNLARKVNKVGIVGAGLMASQLALLFVRRLKVPVVLTDVDQARVDKGVGYVHDEIDKLLAKKRVSPDGANRLKALVSGSLDKAAFADADFVIEAVFEELGVKQQVFAELEQHVSAEAILATNTSSLSITAMASKLQHPERVVGFHFFNPVAVLPLLEIVRGEQTDDASLATAFSVGKQLKKSSVLVKDASAFVVNRLLLRFLGEVLVAVDEGTPFEVADSALEPLGLPMSPLTLMQLVGPAIALHVGETLHEAYPDRFTVSDNLAKFVKAGKKGVWVWDAQGNQSPDPEVVELWTQGDKPSTAEQVRERALSAIAEEIRIMLDEGVVAEAQDIDLCLVLGAGWPFWNGGITPYLDRSGVSERMNGKPFLAPGVASVPAS from the coding sequence ATGACTTTCACCGCTGAAGAAGCGAAGGCCGCGTTCCCCGACGAGGTCGTCACCAATGCCGTCACGCGGCTGGTCAAGGTGCCCGGGCTCACCAAACCGGTCGCCCTGATCACCCTCGACAACGGCCACGACCACACCCGGCCGAACACCTTCGGCCCGCAGGGGCTCGTGTCGCTCAACACCGCACTGGACAAGGCGTTCGAGGCCGAGCCGGCCGCGATCGCCGTCACCGGCAAGCCGTTCATCTTCGCCGTCGGCGCGGACCTCTCGGGTGTCGAGTCCGTGAGCGACCCGAAGCTGGCGCGCGAGATCGCCCAGACCGGGCACGACGTCTTCCGCCGCCTCACCGAGACGAAGATCCCGACGTTCGGGTTCGTCAACGGCGCGGTCATGGGCGGCGGCCTCGAGCTGGCGCTGTCATGCCACTACCGGACGCTCTCGGAGAACACCGCCGCGATCGCGTTCCCCGAGGTCTTCCTCGGCCTGTTCCCGGGCTGGGGCGGCACGCAGCTGCTGCCGAACCTCATCGGGCCGGACGCCGCCGTCACGGTGATCATCGAGAACGCCTTGGCGCAGAACAAGATGCTCACCGTCAAGAAGACGGCCGAGCTGGGCATCGTCGACGCCGTCTTCGGCTCGGCGGACTACCTCGAGCAGTCGCTGCTGTGGCTGGCTCGCGTGGTCAACGGCGAGATCACCCCGGCCCGTCGCGAGATCGACCGCGGCGCGGAGTGGGACAACGCCATCGCGCGGGCCAAGTCCCTTGTGGACGGTCGCACGCACGGCGCGTCGCCGGGCGCGACCAAGGCCGTCGAGCTGCTGGAGCTGGCCCGCGAGAACGACCTCGACCGGGGCTACGCGGCGGAGACCGACGGCTTGGCCGAGCTGCTCATGTCCGACGTCCTGCGCGCCGGGCTGTACTCGTTCAACCTGGTCAACAAGCGCGCCAAGCGCCCGGCCGGCGCGCCGGACAGGAACCTGGCGCGCAAGGTGAACAAGGTCGGCATCGTCGGCGCCGGCCTGATGGCCAGCCAGCTCGCGCTGCTGTTCGTGCGCCGCCTCAAGGTGCCGGTCGTGCTGACCGACGTCGACCAGGCGCGCGTCGACAAGGGTGTCGGGTACGTCCACGACGAGATCGACAAGCTGCTGGCCAAGAAGCGCGTCTCCCCGGACGGCGCCAACCGGCTCAAGGCGCTGGTCTCCGGTTCGCTCGACAAGGCCGCGTTCGCCGACGCCGACTTCGTCATCGAGGCCGTGTTCGAGGAGCTGGGCGTCAAGCAGCAGGTGTTCGCCGAGCTGGAGCAGCACGTCTCCGCCGAAGCGATCCTGGCGACCAACACGTCGTCGCTGTCGATCACCGCGATGGCGTCGAAGCTGCAGCACCCCGAGCGCGTGGTCGGCTTCCACTTCTTCAACCCGGTGGCCGTGCTGCCGCTGCTGGAGATCGTCCGCGGCGAGCAGACCGACGACGCGTCGCTCGCGACGGCGTTCTCGGTCGGCAAGCAGCTGAAGAAGTCCAGCGTGCTGGTGAAGGACGCTTCGGCGTTCGTGGTCAACCGGCTCCTGCTGCGCTTCCTCGGCGAGGTGCTGGTGGCGGTCGACGAGGGCACGCCGTTCGAGGTCGCCGACAGCGCGCTCGAGCCGCTCGGCCTGCCGATGTCGCCGCTGACGCTGATGCAGCTCGTCGGCCCGGCCATCGCGCTGCACGTCGGCGAGACGCTGCACGAGGCGTACCCGGACCGGTTCACGGTCAGCGACAACCTCGCCAAGTTCGTCAAGGCGGGCAAGAAGGGCGTCTGGGTCTGGGATGCCCAGGGCAACCAGTCGCCGGACCCCGAGGTCGTCGAGCTGTGGACGCAGGGCGACAAGCCGTCGACGGCGGAGCAGGTGCGTGAGCGCGCCCTTTCCGCCATCGCCGAGGAGATCCGGATCATGCTCGACGAGGGCGTCGTCGCCGAGGCGCAGGACATCGACCTGTGCCTGGTCCTCGGCGCCGGCTGGCCGTTCTGGAACGGCGGCATCACGCCGTACCTGGACCGCTCGGGTGTGTCCGAGCGGATGAACGGCAAGCCGTTCCTCGCCCCCGGCGTCGCGTCGGTCCCGGCTTCCTGA
- a CDS encoding thiolase family protein, whose amino-acid sequence MAAPATPLAPNARGVRNVAFVEGVRTPFGKAGDKGIYAGTRADDLVVNAIRELLRRHPELPPERVDEVAIAATTQIGDQGLTIGRTAALLAGLPKSVPGFALDRMCAGAMTAVTTTASGIGFGAYDIAIAGGVEHMGRHPMGEGVDPNPRIIADKLVDPTALVMGQTAENLHDRFPDITKLRTDTFAARSQERYAEAVKTGKIGPELVPVATRSKELGWGLATEDEPPRPGTTLETLAGLKTPFRPHGRITAGNAAGLNDGATASLLADEDTARELGLPVAMRLVGYSFAGVEPEVMGIGPVPATEKLFKRTGLSIDDIGLFEINEAFAVQVLAFLDHFGIADDDPRVNQWGGAIACGHPLASSGVRLMTQLARQFAERPDVQYGITTMCIGIGMGGTVIWENPAFEGAK is encoded by the coding sequence GTGGCCGCACCAGCAACGCCGCTTGCGCCGAACGCGCGAGGGGTACGCAACGTCGCCTTCGTCGAGGGGGTACGGACCCCCTTCGGCAAGGCCGGCGACAAGGGCATCTACGCCGGGACCCGCGCCGACGACCTGGTCGTCAACGCCATCCGGGAGCTGCTGCGGCGGCACCCGGAGCTGCCGCCCGAGCGCGTCGACGAGGTGGCCATCGCCGCCACCACGCAGATCGGCGACCAGGGCCTGACCATCGGCCGCACCGCCGCGCTGCTCGCCGGGCTGCCGAAGTCGGTGCCCGGTTTCGCCCTCGACCGGATGTGCGCCGGCGCCATGACGGCCGTCACGACCACCGCGTCCGGCATCGGCTTCGGCGCCTACGACATCGCGATCGCCGGCGGCGTCGAGCACATGGGCCGCCACCCGATGGGCGAAGGCGTCGACCCGAACCCGCGGATCATCGCCGACAAGCTGGTCGACCCGACCGCGCTCGTCATGGGCCAGACCGCCGAGAACCTGCACGACCGGTTCCCGGACATCACCAAGCTGCGCACCGACACGTTCGCCGCGCGCAGCCAGGAGCGCTACGCCGAAGCCGTCAAGACCGGCAAGATCGGCCCCGAACTGGTTCCGGTCGCCACGCGTTCGAAGGAACTGGGCTGGGGCCTGGCCACCGAGGACGAGCCGCCGCGGCCCGGCACCACCCTCGAGACCCTCGCCGGGCTGAAGACGCCGTTCCGCCCGCACGGCCGGATCACCGCCGGCAACGCCGCGGGCCTCAACGACGGCGCGACCGCGTCGCTGCTGGCCGACGAGGACACCGCCCGCGAGCTGGGCCTGCCTGTCGCGATGCGGCTGGTCGGCTACTCCTTCGCCGGCGTCGAGCCCGAGGTCATGGGCATCGGCCCGGTACCGGCCACCGAGAAGCTGTTCAAGCGCACGGGCCTCTCCATCGACGACATCGGCCTGTTCGAGATCAACGAGGCCTTTGCCGTGCAGGTGCTGGCCTTCCTCGACCACTTCGGCATCGCCGACGACGACCCGCGCGTCAACCAGTGGGGCGGCGCGATCGCCTGCGGCCACCCGCTGGCCTCCTCCGGCGTCCGGCTGATGACGCAGCTCGCGCGCCAGTTCGCCGAGCGGCCCGACGTGCAGTACGGCATCACCACCATGTGCATCGGCATCGGCATGGGCGGCACCGTGATCTGGGAGAACCCGGCGTTCGAGGGGGCGAAGTAA
- a CDS encoding allophanate hydrolase: MSLLERVRAAYRRIEQVDRPEIWIDLRPEADVLAEAATLEERGLPLYGTLVAVKGNIDVAGLPTTAGCPAYAYRPAADAPVVARLRAAGALVLGTTNLDQFATGLVGTRSPYGAVRNAVDPAYVSGGSSSGSAVAVALGIADLALGTDTAGSGRVPAAFNGIVGLKPTPGLLPTEGVVPACRSIDCVSLFARTVEEAAFALTCLAEPAQVHTGRFRIGVPAELGPLAPGWADAFAATVEDYAAAGAEVTTVDISAFLDAAHLLYGGAFVAERYTAVGEFLESHPDDCDPVVHGIITGARDIRAHRLFADQDTLAGLRTEALATLAGVDALLLPTTTEHPTLAEVAADPVAVNARLGRFSNSTNLFGLSALAVPAGTVAGRPFGVMLVGAPHDDLKLTALASLPGARVPIVVVGAHLRGQPLNHELTSRGGRFVSEVDTAASYRLYALDTVPPKPGLVRVPADGVPVAAEVWSLPVRGFGEFVSRIPSPLAIGKVELTDGREVPGFLCEPSATESAKDISATGGWPAYLAAR, from the coding sequence ATGAGCCTTCTGGAGCGGGTGCGCGCGGCTTACCGGCGGATCGAGCAGGTCGACCGGCCGGAGATCTGGATCGACCTGCGGCCGGAAGCCGACGTGCTGGCCGAGGCGGCCACGCTGGAAGAGCGCGGGCTGCCGCTCTACGGGACGCTCGTCGCGGTGAAGGGCAACATCGACGTCGCCGGGCTGCCGACGACGGCGGGCTGCCCGGCGTACGCGTACCGGCCGGCCGCGGACGCACCGGTCGTGGCGCGGCTGCGGGCGGCCGGCGCGCTGGTGCTCGGCACGACGAACCTGGACCAGTTCGCGACCGGGCTGGTCGGCACGCGCAGCCCGTACGGCGCGGTCCGCAACGCCGTCGACCCGGCGTACGTCTCGGGCGGGTCCAGCTCGGGATCGGCGGTGGCGGTGGCTCTCGGGATCGCCGACCTGGCCTTGGGCACCGACACCGCGGGTTCCGGACGGGTACCGGCGGCGTTCAACGGGATCGTCGGGCTCAAGCCGACGCCGGGCCTGCTGCCGACCGAGGGTGTCGTGCCCGCGTGCCGCAGCATCGACTGCGTCTCGCTCTTCGCGCGGACGGTCGAGGAAGCGGCGTTCGCGCTGACGTGCCTGGCCGAGCCCGCGCAGGTCCACACGGGACGGTTCCGCATCGGCGTGCCCGCGGAACTCGGCCCGCTCGCGCCCGGCTGGGCGGACGCGTTCGCGGCGACGGTCGAGGACTACGCGGCGGCGGGCGCCGAAGTGACCACTGTGGACATCTCGGCGTTCCTGGACGCGGCGCACCTCTTGTACGGCGGCGCGTTCGTCGCCGAGCGCTACACGGCGGTCGGCGAGTTCCTGGAGTCCCACCCGGACGACTGCGACCCCGTGGTGCACGGCATCATCACCGGCGCCCGGGACATCCGCGCGCACCGGCTGTTCGCCGACCAGGACACCCTGGCCGGGCTGCGCACCGAAGCCCTGGCCACGCTGGCCGGCGTCGACGCGCTCCTGCTCCCGACGACCACCGAGCACCCCACCCTCGCCGAGGTCGCCGCCGATCCGGTCGCGGTCAACGCGCGCCTCGGCCGGTTCAGCAACTCCACCAACCTGTTCGGGCTGTCGGCCTTGGCGGTCCCGGCGGGGACGGTGGCCGGGCGGCCGTTCGGCGTCATGCTGGTCGGCGCTCCGCACGACGACCTGAAGCTGACGGCGCTGGCCTCGCTGCCGGGCGCGCGTGTCCCGATCGTCGTGGTCGGCGCGCACCTTCGCGGGCAGCCGCTGAACCACGAGCTGACGTCTCGCGGCGGCCGGTTCGTGTCCGAAGTGGACACAGCGGCTTCGTACCGGCTGTACGCGTTGGACACTGTGCCACCGAAGCCGGGCCTGGTGCGCGTCCCCGCGGACGGCGTGCCGGTGGCGGCGGAGGTCTGGTCGCTTCCCGTGCGGGGCTTCGGCGAGTTCGTCTCGCGGATCCCGTCGCCGCTGGCCATCGGCAAGGTCGAACTGACGGACGGCCGCGAGGTGCCGGGCTTCCTGTGCGAACCGTCGGCTACCGAAAGCGCGAAGGACATCTCCGCCACCGGCGGCTGGCCGGCGTACCTGGCGGCGCGATAA
- the uca gene encoding urea carboxylase — protein MRLLVANRGEIAVRILRSAKELGLETVAVYSDADRLAPHVRLADRAVRLGPAPAAESYLRSDAIIAAALETSCDAVHPGYGFLSEDAAFARACEDAGLVFAGPSPEYLEVFGSKHTAREAAIAAGVPLLPGTGLLSDVDEAVARAAEIGYPVMLKATGGGGGIGMRACATPGELRLAWDDVQSIAAKSFASSGVFLERLVRRARHVEVQVFGDGFGEVLALGTRDCSLQRRNQKVVEECPAPDLPDAVRRRLVDSAVALCSSVGYRSAGTVEYVYDPERGEAAFLEVNTRLQVEHPVTEAVYGVDLVAWMLRLAQGDRAMFRAVPVARGHAVEARVYAEDPSAGHRPSAGLVTRFTRPAGARVDTWVEPGTTVTTHYDPLLAKVICTGTDRADALANLRTALDETRVDGVGTNLGQLRAAAADPAFGAATHDTSTLDDVEDAEPRIDVVRGGTMTTVQDWPGRTGYWHVGVPPSGPMDDRSLRLGNLALGNPEGAPGLECTVDGVALRFSHATQVCVTGAPATVLVDGTEVPLWTPVEVPSGATLDVRACTAGLRSYVLLRGGVDVPEFLGSTATFTLGRFGGHGGRALAAGDVLQLGPVPADPVVGPVTDRPDFASHWTIGALEGPHAAPEFFTPEDVDTFYATDWQVHFNSARTGVRLVGPRPEWARADGGEAGLHPSNIHDTPYAIGAVDYTGDLPILLGPDGPSLGGFVCPATVATGERWKLGQLRPGDTVRFVPIDADHAAALRTRPAAAIEPSRTARHDGGVLTRLSSSDDEPAVTYRRSGDDNLLVEYGEMKLDLALRMRVHALAERLAAEGVPGIVDLTPGIRSLQVHVDPDALPVGKALGLVRELERDLPPTHDLVVPSRSVRLPLSWDDPATREAIERYMTGVRDDAPWCPWNIEFIRRVNGLSSVDDVYRTVFDAEYLVLGLGDVYLGAPVATPLDPRHRLVTTKYNPARTWTAENSVGIGGAYLCIYGMEGPGGYQFVGRTVPVWNSWRGAQQPWLLRFFDRISWYPVSADELLDLRARSSAGQLELDVTDGSFALADYQEFLAGNASSIADFRATQTAAFEAERRAWAAAGEFDPKPEPVTRPPARVEAPPGGHVVEAPFAATVWRVDVSVGQRVEDAQPLVTLEAMKTEARIPAPAGGKVVDVLVSPGDQVAPGTPLVVLG, from the coding sequence GTGAGACTGCTCGTCGCCAACCGCGGCGAGATCGCGGTCCGGATCCTGCGCAGCGCGAAGGAACTGGGCCTCGAAACCGTCGCGGTGTACTCGGACGCCGACCGCCTGGCCCCGCACGTGCGGCTCGCCGATCGGGCCGTCCGGCTCGGCCCGGCACCCGCGGCGGAGAGCTACCTGCGCTCCGACGCGATCATCGCGGCCGCGCTCGAGACCAGCTGTGACGCCGTCCACCCGGGGTACGGGTTCCTCTCCGAGGACGCCGCGTTCGCGCGGGCCTGCGAGGACGCCGGGCTCGTCTTCGCCGGGCCGTCGCCCGAGTACCTGGAGGTGTTCGGCAGCAAGCACACCGCGCGCGAGGCGGCGATCGCGGCGGGCGTCCCGCTGCTGCCCGGCACCGGCCTGCTGTCCGATGTGGACGAAGCGGTGGCCCGCGCGGCGGAGATCGGCTACCCGGTGATGCTCAAGGCGACCGGCGGGGGCGGCGGGATCGGGATGCGCGCGTGCGCCACGCCCGGGGAGCTGCGGCTCGCGTGGGACGACGTGCAAAGCATCGCGGCCAAGAGCTTCGCCAGCTCCGGGGTGTTCCTGGAACGGCTGGTGCGCCGCGCCCGGCACGTCGAGGTCCAGGTGTTCGGCGACGGCTTCGGCGAGGTCCTCGCGCTCGGCACGCGCGACTGTTCGCTGCAGCGGCGCAACCAGAAGGTCGTCGAGGAGTGCCCGGCGCCGGATCTGCCCGACGCCGTTCGCCGTCGCCTGGTCGACTCGGCCGTCGCGCTGTGTTCTTCGGTCGGGTACCGCTCGGCGGGCACGGTCGAGTACGTCTACGACCCGGAGCGCGGTGAGGCGGCGTTCCTCGAGGTCAACACCCGGTTGCAGGTCGAGCACCCGGTCACCGAGGCGGTGTACGGCGTCGACCTGGTCGCCTGGATGCTGCGGCTCGCCCAAGGCGACCGCGCGATGTTCCGGGCCGTGCCGGTGGCGCGCGGGCACGCCGTCGAGGCGCGCGTGTACGCCGAGGACCCGAGTGCCGGCCACCGGCCGAGCGCGGGCCTCGTCACGCGGTTCACCCGGCCCGCCGGCGCCCGGGTGGACACCTGGGTCGAGCCGGGCACGACCGTCACCACGCACTACGACCCGTTGCTGGCCAAGGTGATCTGCACCGGCACCGACCGCGCGGACGCCCTGGCGAACCTGCGCACGGCCCTCGACGAGACGCGCGTCGACGGCGTCGGGACCAACCTCGGGCAGCTGCGAGCCGCGGCCGCCGATCCGGCGTTCGGCGCCGCGACGCACGACACGTCCACTTTGGACGACGTCGAGGACGCCGAACCGCGGATCGACGTCGTGCGCGGCGGGACCATGACGACCGTGCAGGACTGGCCGGGCCGCACCGGGTACTGGCACGTCGGCGTGCCGCCGAGCGGGCCGATGGACGACCGTTCGCTGCGGCTGGGCAACCTCGCGCTGGGCAACCCCGAGGGCGCGCCCGGCCTGGAGTGCACTGTGGACGGTGTCGCGCTGCGGTTCTCGCACGCCACGCAGGTGTGCGTCACCGGCGCGCCGGCGACCGTCCTCGTGGACGGCACCGAGGTTCCCTTGTGGACACCCGTCGAGGTGCCCTCGGGGGCGACCCTCGACGTCCGGGCGTGCACGGCCGGGCTGCGCAGTTATGTGCTGCTGCGCGGCGGCGTCGACGTGCCGGAGTTCCTCGGCAGCACCGCGACGTTCACCCTGGGCCGTTTCGGCGGGCACGGCGGCCGTGCGCTGGCCGCGGGCGACGTGCTGCAGCTCGGCCCGGTGCCCGCGGATCCCGTCGTCGGGCCGGTGACCGATCGCCCGGACTTCGCGTCGCACTGGACGATCGGCGCGCTCGAAGGACCGCACGCGGCCCCGGAGTTCTTCACCCCCGAGGACGTCGACACGTTCTACGCCACGGACTGGCAGGTCCACTTCAACTCGGCGCGCACCGGTGTCCGGCTCGTCGGCCCGCGGCCGGAGTGGGCCCGCGCGGACGGTGGTGAGGCGGGGCTGCACCCGTCGAACATCCACGACACGCCGTACGCGATCGGCGCCGTCGACTACACCGGCGACCTGCCGATCCTGCTCGGTCCGGACGGCCCCAGCCTCGGCGGGTTCGTCTGCCCGGCGACGGTCGCCACCGGCGAGCGGTGGAAGCTCGGGCAGCTGCGGCCGGGCGACACCGTGCGGTTCGTGCCGATCGACGCCGATCACGCGGCGGCCCTGCGCACGCGGCCCGCGGCGGCGATCGAGCCGAGCCGGACCGCGCGCCACGACGGCGGTGTCCTCACACGACTGTCCTCTTCGGACGACGAGCCGGCCGTCACCTACCGGCGCAGCGGCGACGACAACCTGCTCGTCGAGTACGGCGAGATGAAGCTCGACCTGGCGTTGCGGATGCGGGTGCACGCCCTCGCCGAGCGGCTCGCGGCCGAGGGCGTCCCGGGGATCGTCGACCTGACGCCGGGCATCCGGTCGCTGCAGGTGCACGTCGACCCGGACGCGCTGCCGGTCGGCAAGGCGCTCGGCCTGGTGCGCGAGCTGGAACGCGACCTGCCGCCGACGCACGACCTCGTGGTGCCGAGCCGCAGCGTGCGGCTCCCGCTGTCGTGGGACGACCCGGCCACGCGCGAGGCGATCGAGCGGTACATGACGGGCGTGCGCGACGACGCGCCGTGGTGCCCGTGGAACATCGAGTTCATCCGGCGCGTCAACGGACTGTCCAGTGTGGACGACGTCTACCGGACGGTCTTCGACGCCGAGTACCTGGTGCTCGGGCTCGGCGACGTCTACCTGGGCGCACCGGTCGCGACACCCTTGGACCCGCGGCACCGGCTGGTCACGACGAAGTACAACCCGGCGCGGACGTGGACGGCGGAGAACTCCGTCGGCATCGGCGGCGCGTACCTCTGTATCTACGGGATGGAGGGGCCGGGCGGCTACCAGTTCGTCGGGCGGACCGTGCCGGTCTGGAACAGCTGGCGGGGCGCGCAACAGCCGTGGCTGCTGCGGTTCTTCGACCGGATCTCCTGGTACCCCGTGTCCGCCGACGAGCTGCTGGACCTGCGGGCGCGTTCGTCGGCCGGTCAGCTGGAGCTGGACGTCACCGACGGTTCGTTCGCCCTCGCCGATTACCAGGAGTTTCTGGCCGGCAACGCGTCGAGCATCGCGGACTTCCGGGCGACGCAGACGGCGGCGTTCGAGGCCGAGCGGCGGGCGTGGGCGGCGGCGGGCGAGTTCGACCCGAAGCCGGAACCGGTGACGCGCCCCCCGGCGCGCGTCGAGGCCCCGCCGGGCGGCCACGTCGTCGAGGCGCCGTTCGCGGCGACCGTGTGGCGGGTGGACGTCTCGGTGGGCCAGCGCGTCGAGGACGCGCAGCCGCTGGTGACCCTGGAAGCGATGAAGACGGAGGCGCGGATCCCGGCGCCGGCCGGCGGGAAGGTGGTCGACGTGCTCGTGTCCCCCGGTGACCAGGTGGCGCCCGGTACGCCGTTGGTGGTGCTGGGATGA